The nucleotide window GATTGGTGGTATTTGGGGCGGCATCGCAACTGGCCTTTTTGCCACAACAAAAGTAAATGAAGCTGGAGCAGATGGCCTATTTTACGGTAACGCATCACTAGTAGTAAAACAATTAATCGCAATCGGCTCAACAGTGGCTTATGTCGCTATCGTAACCGCTCTAATCGTCGTGATTATCAAACTCTTCTTACCAATTCGTGTAAATGAAGAACAAGAATTTAAAGGACTTGATTTGACGCTTCACGGCGAAAAAGCATATCAAGAATAAGGGAGGCAACAATATGTCTGGATTAACAAAAATCGAAATCATTACTCGGCCAAATCGTTTTAATTTATTTCAAAAAGAACTTGCAAAAATTGGTGTAAGCGGCCTAACTGTTACAAAAGCGCTTGGAACTGGTCTTGAAAAAGGCTTTATCGAATTGTATCGCGGCACGAAAAAAGAAACTAATATTCACGAACGAATGAAAATTGAAATCGTTGTATCCACTGTGCCAGTTGAAGATGTGCTTCGTGTCGTGAAAGAAACTCTTCGAACAGGTGAACCCGGCGATGGAAAAGTATTTATTTATCCAGTTAGTGAAGTCATTAAAATCAGCACTGGCGAGACCGGAGTTGATGCATTACAAGATAAACCATCAAAATGAATAGTTAAAATGGTGAATTAATTAAAAATGGGGCCTCTATTCTAAAAAATCAATGAGAAATGGCGTTTACCCCTTCCGCTTCTTAGCTTTTACACTTATAATAAAAAAGGAAGAACGTTTAGAATAGATAAGGAGGCGCGAAATTCCCTATGCGTAAAATCCCCATTTTCACCCTTCTAGCAGCTATCCTGCTTTTCGGTGGCTATTATCTTTATCAGCACGCTTCGTCAAAAGTAGATGTTACCTTCAATTTCGTGGTAGATCAAAAAGCAAAAGATAATACTGTCACTGGAAAAATCGACGGCGCTGGAAACAAAACAATTACACTACCGCTTTCCGAGGAGAGCTGGGATGCAGTAAAAAAAGGGAATCGCTACAATGTGGAAGCCACTTTTTATAATAAAAATAAAATCAGCTCCAATGAAGCGAAAGAATTGGACGGTCCGTTTTGGTCCAACGATTCCAATCAAGGGTTATTAGTTAATAAAGTACATGTAGAAAATATTCAAGAGTTAAGTGATGATTTTTAAACAAAAAGAAGCTAGGCGCTATCCGCCTAGCTTCTTTTTTATTTTAATTCGTTTCTTTTTTCACTGTTTCTAATTTCAATTCAGCAAGTTGAGCGGCACTAACCTCGCCTGGCGCATTTGTCAGTGGGTCTACTGCGCTTCCTGTTTTAGGGAATGCAATCGTGTCACGTAGGTTGTTTCGACCAGCTAAGATCATGACAATGCGGTCTAATCCAAGTGCGATACCACCATGAGGCGGCGTACCATATTCTAACGCCTCCATTAGGAAACCAAATTGTTCTTTCGCCGATTCATCTGTGAAACCAAGCGCGCGGAACATTGATTCTTGGACTTCTTTTTTATAAATCCGCAGCGAACCACCGCCAATTTCATAACCATTTAAAACGATATCATATGCTTCTGCCATTACTTTGGAAGAATCTGTTTCAAGAAGTGGAATATCCTCTTCTTTTGGCAAAGTGAATGGATGATGCGCAGATACATAGCGACCAGCTTCTTCGTCATATTCGAATAACGGCCAATCTGTTACCCATAAGAAAGCAAGTTCTTCTTCATTGATTAAGTCTAAGTCTTTACCAAGCTTATTACGAAGTGCTCCAAGCGACGCAGCAACGATATCTGCTTTGTCAGCTGCGAATAATAATAAGTCGCCATCTTCAGCTTGAAGTGCTGCTTTTAACTCAGCCGCTTTATCTTCAGGGAAGAATTTAGCAATTGGTCCTTTTAACTCGCCACCTTCTACTTTTAGCCAAGCAAGACCTTTCGCACCGTAGTTAGCAACAAAAACACCAAGAGCATCTATATCTTTACGAGAAAAATTAGCTGCTGCCGCTTTTGCGTTGATTGCTTTCACTTCACCACCATTTTCAATAGCGGATTGGAATACTTTAAAATCAACATCTTTTACAACATCAGACACATGTTGTAATTCTAAACCAAAACGAATATCTGGTTTATCGCTACCAAAACGATCCATCGCTTCTTTATAAGTCATACGAGGAAACGGTTTTTCGATGGTGATGTTTTTTGCTTCTTTAACAACATCTACAAGCATATCTTCCGTAATCGCTTGAATTTCTTCTTTTGTTAAAAAGCTTGTTTCTAAATCGATTTGCGTAAATTCCGGTTGACGATCACCGCGCAAATCTTCATCACGGAAACAACGAACGATTTGGTAATATTTATCAAAACCAGCTGTCATTAACAACTGTTTTAAAATTTGCGGAGATTGTGGTAATGCATAGAAGTTACCAGGATAAACACGACTCGGCACTAGATAATCACGCGCACCTTCTGGCGTACTTTTTGTTAAATAAGGTGTTTCAATATCAAAGAAGCCGAGTGCATCAAGTTTGTTACGGAACGTTCTTGTTACCGTATGACGCATTTTGAAAATGTTATTCATTTCCGGGCGACGTAAATCTAAGTAGCGATATTTCAAGCGAAGTTCATCCGAAACGTTCACGCCATCTTCAATATAAAATGGAGGTGTTTTAGATGTATTTAAAATCGTAATTTCTTCTGCTAAAACTTCCACTTTCCCTGTTGCTAATCTGTCATTAATGGCTTTTTCGCCACGAGCATGCACTTTCCCTTTGATAGTCACGACAAATTCGTTTCGAACGCTATCGGCAATTTCTAATGCTTCTTTGGAAAATTCAGGATTGAATACTACTTGCACAATTCCCTCACGATCACGTAAATCGATGAAAATTAATCCACCTAAGTCGCGACGTTTTTGTACCCAACCATGAAGGACAACACTTTGACCGATATGGGTTTCGTTTAATTCTCCGCAGTAACTTGTACGTTTTTCCATTTTATTTCTCCCCCTTGGTGTTTGTTAGTTTTTCTAATATTGTTGTTTCAGACACAGCTTCTTGCTCGCCGGTTTCCATATTTTTTAACTGGTAGTTGCCTGATTGCAGTTCTTCCTCACCAAGAATGATGGTGTAAACGGCATTTTTTCTATTGGCATCTTTTAATTGTGCTTTGAATTTACGTTTTAAATAATCTTTTTCCGCGCTAATGCCGTTTTGTCTTAATTTATTTACAAGTGTTACGGCTTTTAGTTCTGCTTCCGGCTGTGCAGTAATCACGTATACTTCTAGCGGTTTTTTCGCAGGTATTTCGATATCCGCTTTTTCTAAAGCAAGTAAAATCCGTTCTACCCCAATGCCAAAACCGATTCCCGGTGTATCTGGGCCGCCAAATTCTTTGACTAAACCATGATATCTTCCTCCACCGCAAAGTGTCGTTTTCGCGCCAAAACCTTCTTCCACACTCATAATTTCGAACGTTGTATGATTATAATAATCTAAACCACGAACCATCGTTGGATCAATTTCAAAAGGAACACCTAGTGCATCTAAGTAACTTTTTACATTTTCAAAATACGCAGCAGAGTCTTCATTTAAAAAGTCCAAGATAGATGGCGCGGATTGGATAAGCGGGTTGTCATGGTCTTTTTTACAATCCAAAATGCGCAGTGGATTTTTATGCAAACGTACCTGACATTCTGCACAAAATTCATCAATATGTGGTTCAAAATGCGCAACAAGTGCTTCGCGGTGCTTCAAGCGACTTTCTTTATCGCCAAGGCTATTAATAACTAATTTAATGTTTGTAAGTCCAATTTTACGGAAAAACTCCATTGCTAGCGAGATAACTTCCACATCAATAGAAGGATCATCGCTTCCAAGTGCTTCAATGCCCATTTGGGTAAATTGGCGCTGTCTGCCACCTTGTGGACGTTCATAGCGGAACATTGGTTCATTATAGTACATTTTAATTGGTTGGCTCACTTCGCCGTATAATTTATGCTCAACGAAAGCACGAACGACAGAAGCAGTTCCCTCTGGTCTTAAAGTTAGGCTTCTACCACCTTTATCTTGGAAAGTATACATTTCCTTCGATACGATATCTGTAGAATCACCCACCCCGCGTTCAAATAATTCCGTATGCTCGAAAATTGGCGTTCTGATTTCTTCGTATCGATAGTTTTCGCAAACTTTTTTAAATTCCGTTTCTAGAAAATGCCATTTGCTAACCTCTTCTGGCAAAATATCTCGCGTCCCTCTTGGTAATTGCAAATCCATCACCATAAACCTCCTTTTTCTACTTCAAAATATAAAGAAAAACCCCCGTCACTTGTTATAAAAACAAGGGACGAGAGTTTATTTACACCCGTGGTACCACCCTAATTAGAACTACTAATGAGTCCTCACTTAAGTCAGTTAACGCCTGAATACGTTCTTGTTTACTGTTTTCAACAAGAAACCTCGAGAGTGTCTTTTCGGAAAATATAACTATCTTTATCCTTTCAGCCAAATGGGATAAATTCTCTTTATAGCATGGGTTTTCTTACTTTTCTCTGTCGCTAGTTTTAAATATGAATTATTCTAAGATTACTAAAAACACACTGAAAAGTCAACATTTTGCCAGTTTTTTTATAAAATTCCACTTTCTAGTTCCATGAAAGCGCATTTTATGGTAACATTTTACTGTCAGATAAAAGTTTATGAGTATATGGGTGGTGTTAGCTTTAAATGAAAAATAAATTCATTTTTATCACCGTTGTCTCCATTTTATTGATTGCAGCAGGTATATTTACAACCATTGCGATGGCGAATGCGAATTCCGTTGTCGTCAAAGCAGAAGTCTTAAATGTCCGCAGCGGTCCTGGTTTAGCATATGATGTAACGAGCCAAGCCAGAAAAAATGAAGTACTCCGGGTAGTCGGTGAAGAAAATCAATGGTACAAAGTTCAGTTAGATAACGGGAATAGCGGTTGGGTTGCCAGCTGGCTAGTAGAAAATACCGATGTCAGCGCTGCAAGTAACAGTGTTGCAATTGTCTCTTCTGATGGCGGCTTAAATGTCCGCGAAAAACCAAGTACCTCCAGTAATTCACTTGGATTACTAAACAAAGGGGATCAAGTAACAGTAACTAGCCAACAAAACGGCTGGGCGCAAATCCAATACAACGGTAAAAGCGCATGGGTTAGCTCCGATTACTTAACAATCCGTGAATCTGTTACAAAAGTAGATGAAAGCGAACTACAAACAGTAACCATTCGCGATGACTCCACTAATATTAGAAATAAACCAAGTCGCGATGGTACCGTCATCGAGAAAGCAAATTCTGGCCAAGGTTTTGCTATTCAAGGAGTACAAGGTGACTGGTATAAAATTCGTACAACTAGCGGTGAAGAAGGTTATGTAGCTAACTGGGTAGTCGATGTTTCCGATAAAGGCCAAACATCCAGTCCACGAAGCAAAACTACCAAATTATCCGAAGCAACCATCGTTATTGACCCCGGACACGGCGGCAATGATCCCGGCGCAAAAGGCGCAAATGGCACCATCGAAAAAGAAATGACGTTAAAAACAGCCAAACAATTAAAAGAAAAACTAGAATCTAGAGGCGCAAAAGTAATTTTAACAAGAAATAGCGATAAATACGTTTCCTTAAAAGCAAGAACGAATGTAGCTGCCAAAAATAATGCCGATGTTTTCATCAGTATTCATTTTGATAGTTTAGAAGATACTAGTAAAGGTGTTAGCGGTCAAACAACCTATTATTACGATAATAGTGATAAATCGCTCGCTGAAAGTATTAACACAACGCTTGGGAATGACCTCCCTACTTCTAATCGCGGTTCAAGAGTCGGCGATTACTACGTAGTCAGAGAAAATTCTCAACCAGCTGTCTTGTTAGAACTTGGTTACCTAAGTTCTGCAAAAGATGAACGTAATATCAACTCAGCGTCTTACAGAAGTCAAATTGCTGACTCTGTAACAGATGGCTTATCTAATTACTTCTCTAACTAAAAAAAGAAATCATTCAGATAATCTGAATGATTTCTTTTTTATTTTCGCATTTCATCTGAATCAAGCATGATTGTAACTGGCCCGTGATTGACAATCTTCACATCCATTGCTGCTCCAAACACACCAGTTTCAACAATAAATCCCGCTTCTGCAAGCTTTTGATTAAATAAATCATAAAGCACTTCTGCTTTTTCACCTGGAGCGGATTTTGTGAAGCTGGGACGTTTCCCTCTGCTAACATCCGCATATAAAGTGAACTGAGAAACGCTAAGAATGGCGCCACCTCGGTCAGCAAGAGAAATATTCATTTTTTCCGACTCATCTTCAAAAATTCGTAAACCAACGATTTTATTTGCTATATAGTCGACTGTTTCTGGTGTGTCAGTATGCGTAAAACCAACTAATAGACAAAGACCGCCAGCTATTTCGCTAATTACTTCCTCTTCTACACTTACGGACGCTTCATAACACCTTTGTAGTAGTACACGCACTCCGCTTCACTCCTTTAGTTCATTAATCTTCTTACTGTATAAACATCTGGAATTTGTTTTATTTTATCCACTACGCGTTGTAAATGGTTAATATTATGAATTTGCAGCGTAACGACTAAGGTTGCCATTTTATTATTATCTACTTTGGCATTGACGCCGTTGATATTGGAAGTCAAGCTATTAATTACTTGTAAAATATCATTTAATAAACCATTACGATTATAACCGTATATTTCGATATCTACATTATAATCATTTTTCGCTTGTGAATCTGTATCTTCCCAGTCTACATCGATTAATCGTTCAGCTTCGATTGCTTGTACATTTGGGCAATCTTGGCGGTGAATAGAAATTCCGCGACCTTTAGTAATGTAACCGACAATATCATCACCTGGTACTGGATTACAACATCTGGAAAGACGGATTAATAAATTACCTACCCCTTGAACAACTACGCCTGCATTATGTTTAATCTTCAGTTTTTCATTATTCGCATCTGAATTTGATGGTTTATTTTCTGATTGTGTTAACAATTTCTCTGTTTCGGCTTCGATTTCTCGTTCTTTACGCAGTTTTTCAGTTAATCGGTTAGCAACTTGTAAAGGTGTGATACCGTTATAACCAACTGCTGCAAAAAGATCATCTTCATGCGAGAAGTTCAACTTGTCTGCTAGTTTGCGCAAATTTTCTGGGACCATGATTTTTTTCGGTTCAAATCCAAGCTGTCTGATTTCTTTTTCGACTAAATCGCGACCTTTTTCGACATTTTCTTCTTTCGCTTGTCGTTTGAAAAATTGCTTGATTTTGTTGCGCGCTTGAGAAGTTTGAACTAATTTTAGCCAGTCGCGGCTTGGTCCATAAGAATGTTTTGACGTTAAAATATCAATAATATCGCCAGTTTTTAATTTATAGTCTAGCGTGACAATTTTTCCGTTAATTTTAGCGCCAATGGTTTTGTTCCCAATCTCTGTATGGACGCGATAAGCGAAATCAAGTGGCACAGAACCATTTGGCAACTCGTACACATCGCCTTTTGGTGTAAATACGTAAACAACATCGGAAAATAGATCGAGTTTTAAACTTTCCATAAACTCTTCGGCATTATCCGATTCATTTTGATATTCTAAAATTTCACGGAACCAAGTTAGTTTGTTATCGAATGATGTTTTCGAATTAACAACCTTGCCTTCTTTATAAGCCCAGTGCGCCGCAACCCCGTATTCAGCAATTTGGTGCATTTCATGCGTTCTAATCTGCACTTCGAGTGGCTCACCTTGAGGGCCAATAACCGTTGTGTGAATCGATTGATACATATTCGACTTCGGCATGGCAATATAATCTTTAAAACGACCTGGCATTGGTTTCCAGCGCGTATGGATGATACCAAGAACTGCATAGCAATCCTTAATACTACTTACAACAATTCGAACAGCCAGTAAATCATAAATTTCGTTAAATTGTTTATTTTGTTCGCTCATTTTCCGGTAAATCGAATAAATATGCTTTGGTCTTCCGGAAATATCCGCTTGAATATTCAGTTCATCTAGATTTTCATTTACGCCGTCAATAACATCATGCAAATAACGTTCTCTTGCATCCCGCTTTTGTTTCATTAAATGGACAATCCGGTAATATTGCTGCGGATTTAAATAACGTAGCGCCGTATCTTCTAGTTCCCATTTTACGCGGGAAATCCCTAATCGGTGAGCAAGGGGTGCGAAAATTTCTAGCGTTTCATTCGCAATTCTGCGCTGTTTTTCCACCGGTAGATGTTTTAACGTCCGCATATTGTGCAAACGGTCCGCCAGTTTAATTAAAATAACGCGGATATCCTGCGCCATTGCAATGAACATTTTCCGATGATTTTCGGCTTGTTGTTCTTCGTGTGATTTATATTTAATTTTCCCAAGTTTTGTTACCCCGTCTACTAACATGGCAACTTCACTACCAAAAACTTCTTCTAAATCTGCTAGTGTAACTGGTGTATCCTCCACGACATCGTGTAAAAATCCAGATGCAACGGTCGACGGATCCATTTTTAATTCTACTAAAATGCCAGCAACTTGAATTGGATGAATAATATACGGCTCACCTGATTTACGAAATTGTTCTTTATGAGAATCGCGCGCAAATTCATACGCTTTTTTTACGAGCGCAAGATGTTCCTGATTCATATAATGAGAAGCCATATCGATGACTTGCTCAGCTGTCAGATTTTGTTCTTTCGCCATTTACATTCACCCTCTTATCTCCATGTCATATATACAACTTAAAAACACCCAATAACTGAGTGCTCCAAAAAATATTCTTGTCTAATATTATAGCATGAGCCCACTTTGTTTAGAAAGCACTTTTCCTTGAATTTTCACATTTTCTAGCAGTTTTCCGCTTTTTAAACAAAAAAACTACCCCTAAAATAATAGGAGTAGTTTATTTTTTATAATTGCATAAGGATTAAACGGTCGTAACCATCTAATTTTTTATGTCCTTCTAACTCTTTTAGTTCGATTAGGAAAGCACAACCAGCAACGATACCGCCTAGTTCTTCTACTAGTTTAATAGTCGCTTCAATTGTTCCGCCTGTTGCAAGTAAATCATCTGTAATAAGTACGCGTTGGCCCGGTTTGATGGCATCGCTATGCATGGATAATTTATTTGTACCATATTCTAAGTCGTATTCCATTTCAATTGTTTCACGAGGAAGTTTGCCAGGTTTACGAACTGGCGCAAAACCAATTCCTAACGCATAAGCAACTGGGCAACCAATAATGAAACCACGTGCTTCTGGTCCAACAATAATATCAATTTTTAATTCTTTTGCATATTCAACAATTTTATCTGTAGCAAAGCGATATGCCTCTCCGTCATTCATAAGGGGCGTGATATCTTTAAAAACAATCCCTTTTTTCGGCCAATCGTTCACAATCGCTACGTAATCTTGTAAATCTTTAATTTCCATTTTCTAGTTCCTCCGCATTCGGGTAAATTGATGTTTCCATCATTGATTTCATCCAACTATGAAGCTCAGTATAATTGGAGTACAACAGTTTTTTTCTTGTAGTTATTTCTTCTACCTTTTGTTGATAAACAAGTGACTCGTCCAGATTACGTTTTTCAACAACTTCATTAATAATAATCTGACCACTTTCCATTTTAGCAAATTCTAAATCAAAAAACACCTTTGACATGAAATCTATTTGATCTTTATTCCAGCCAAACTTCTGCATTAGCCGTGGTGTGTACTTTTCAATTGGAAATGGTTGGAATTTTTTAATGAGACTATATAGCTCTGCAAAGGCTACTCGGTCCGGTATTGCTGGAATTTGATTACCTTCTGCCGCATCAAAATGGACAAAAATACGCTCTGGTTTCGTTTCGCGCACAATCGTTTCAACTAATTCGATATTAGTAGGCATGTCCGCAAAAACCAGTTCTTCTGTCTCAAAATCAGCCGCAAAGTCAGCTTTTTCATCAACTAAAATATATTTTTGTTCGCCGAGCGTTGTAA belongs to Listeria swaminathanii and includes:
- a CDS encoding N-acetylmuramoyl-L-alanine amidase, whose product is MKNKFIFITVVSILLIAAGIFTTIAMANANSVVVKAEVLNVRSGPGLAYDVTSQARKNEVLRVVGEENQWYKVQLDNGNSGWVASWLVENTDVSAASNSVAIVSSDGGLNVREKPSTSSNSLGLLNKGDQVTVTSQQNGWAQIQYNGKSAWVSSDYLTIRESVTKVDESELQTVTIRDDSTNIRNKPSRDGTVIEKANSGQGFAIQGVQGDWYKIRTTSGEEGYVANWVVDVSDKGQTSSPRSKTTKLSEATIVIDPGHGGNDPGAKGANGTIEKEMTLKTAKQLKEKLESRGAKVILTRNSDKYVSLKARTNVAAKNNADVFISIHFDSLEDTSKGVSGQTTYYYDNSDKSLAESINTTLGNDLPTSNRGSRVGDYYVVRENSQPAVLLELGYLSSAKDERNINSASYRSQIADSVTDGLSNYFSN
- a CDS encoding P-II family nitrogen regulator, encoding MSGLTKIEIITRPNRFNLFQKELAKIGVSGLTVTKALGTGLEKGFIELYRGTKKETNIHERMKIEIVVSTVPVEDVLRVVKETLRTGEPGDGKVFIYPVSEVIKISTGETGVDALQDKPSK
- the hisS gene encoding histidine--tRNA ligase, producing MDLQLPRGTRDILPEEVSKWHFLETEFKKVCENYRYEEIRTPIFEHTELFERGVGDSTDIVSKEMYTFQDKGGRSLTLRPEGTASVVRAFVEHKLYGEVSQPIKMYYNEPMFRYERPQGGRQRQFTQMGIEALGSDDPSIDVEVISLAMEFFRKIGLTNIKLVINSLGDKESRLKHREALVAHFEPHIDEFCAECQVRLHKNPLRILDCKKDHDNPLIQSAPSILDFLNEDSAAYFENVKSYLDALGVPFEIDPTMVRGLDYYNHTTFEIMSVEEGFGAKTTLCGGGRYHGLVKEFGGPDTPGIGFGIGVERILLALEKADIEIPAKKPLEVYVITAQPEAELKAVTLVNKLRQNGISAEKDYLKRKFKAQLKDANRKNAVYTIILGEEELQSGNYQLKNMETGEQEAVSETTILEKLTNTKGEK
- a CDS encoding adenine phosphoribosyltransferase codes for the protein MEIKDLQDYVAIVNDWPKKGIVFKDITPLMNDGEAYRFATDKIVEYAKELKIDIIVGPEARGFIIGCPVAYALGIGFAPVRKPGKLPRETIEMEYDLEYGTNKLSMHSDAIKPGQRVLITDDLLATGGTIEATIKLVEELGGIVAGCAFLIELKELEGHKKLDGYDRLILMQL
- the aspS gene encoding aspartate--tRNA ligase; this encodes MEKRTSYCGELNETHIGQSVVLHGWVQKRRDLGGLIFIDLRDREGIVQVVFNPEFSKEALEIADSVRNEFVVTIKGKVHARGEKAINDRLATGKVEVLAEEITILNTSKTPPFYIEDGVNVSDELRLKYRYLDLRRPEMNNIFKMRHTVTRTFRNKLDALGFFDIETPYLTKSTPEGARDYLVPSRVYPGNFYALPQSPQILKQLLMTAGFDKYYQIVRCFRDEDLRGDRQPEFTQIDLETSFLTKEEIQAITEDMLVDVVKEAKNITIEKPFPRMTYKEAMDRFGSDKPDIRFGLELQHVSDVVKDVDFKVFQSAIENGGEVKAINAKAAAANFSRKDIDALGVFVANYGAKGLAWLKVEGGELKGPIAKFFPEDKAAELKAALQAEDGDLLLFAADKADIVAASLGALRNKLGKDLDLINEEELAFLWVTDWPLFEYDEEAGRYVSAHHPFTLPKEEDIPLLETDSSKVMAEAYDIVLNGYEIGGGSLRIYKKEVQESMFRALGFTDESAKEQFGFLMEALEYGTPPHGGIALGLDRIVMILAGRNNLRDTIAFPKTGSAVDPLTNAPGEVSAAQLAELKLETVKKETN
- the dtd gene encoding D-aminoacyl-tRNA deacylase, with amino-acid sequence MRVLLQRCYEASVSVEEEVISEIAGGLCLLVGFTHTDTPETVDYIANKIVGLRIFEDESEKMNISLADRGGAILSVSQFTLYADVSRGKRPSFTKSAPGEKAEVLYDLFNQKLAEAGFIVETGVFGAAMDVKIVNHGPVTIMLDSDEMRK
- a CDS encoding RelA/SpoT family protein — its product is MAKEQNLTAEQVIDMASHYMNQEHLALVKKAYEFARDSHKEQFRKSGEPYIIHPIQVAGILVELKMDPSTVASGFLHDVVEDTPVTLADLEEVFGSEVAMLVDGVTKLGKIKYKSHEEQQAENHRKMFIAMAQDIRVILIKLADRLHNMRTLKHLPVEKQRRIANETLEIFAPLAHRLGISRVKWELEDTALRYLNPQQYYRIVHLMKQKRDARERYLHDVIDGVNENLDELNIQADISGRPKHIYSIYRKMSEQNKQFNEIYDLLAVRIVVSSIKDCYAVLGIIHTRWKPMPGRFKDYIAMPKSNMYQSIHTTVIGPQGEPLEVQIRTHEMHQIAEYGVAAHWAYKEGKVVNSKTSFDNKLTWFREILEYQNESDNAEEFMESLKLDLFSDVVYVFTPKGDVYELPNGSVPLDFAYRVHTEIGNKTIGAKINGKIVTLDYKLKTGDIIDILTSKHSYGPSRDWLKLVQTSQARNKIKQFFKRQAKEENVEKGRDLVEKEIRQLGFEPKKIMVPENLRKLADKLNFSHEDDLFAAVGYNGITPLQVANRLTEKLRKEREIEAETEKLLTQSENKPSNSDANNEKLKIKHNAGVVVQGVGNLLIRLSRCCNPVPGDDIVGYITKGRGISIHRQDCPNVQAIEAERLIDVDWEDTDSQAKNDYNVDIEIYGYNRNGLLNDILQVINSLTSNINGVNAKVDNNKMATLVVTLQIHNINHLQRVVDKIKQIPDVYTVRRLMN